The Culex pipiens pallens isolate TS chromosome 2, TS_CPP_V2, whole genome shotgun sequence DNA window tattgtttttttttgtttaaataaagatagggaaaatacataaaaatagcGCACATTTCAAGCATTAAAATAATGGCAAAATATTAATCTTCAAAGAGATTTCTCCttctataaatttaattttaaataaaagaagggaaaatgtcataaacaaactcaattgtcaaatattaaaaaaataatacaatataTTGAAAGAAAAGCTAAATGTACATCTTTCGAGAGTTATACATCTCTTTATCcggttgaattttaaatgaaaaaaaatgcattgaaaaccTAAATATGtgactaaaaaatataaaagggtaaacatgtaaaaaattaaagaaatttttcttttttatattaaaatttttaataaatgtatgaaaaattacattaaaaaatttattgataaataatgaaaaaaggcaaaaaatacaTCCATTGAGAAAATAATACAGAGATActtgattttgttaaaatttataatcatctccaaaagtgaaattatctgttaaaaagaaaaaaaaactatgaattgtcatttaaaaaaaataatcaaaacaaaaaaagcatatttttttggttattgAACGAGTTATACCAAaagtccattatgccaaacgtctcTAATGCATTGAACCATTTATGCCAAACTTCCATTGCgcccagtgttgcaaatgagtgatagaaaagctatcaattgattatctctgcaccaaaaacatccgagagtatagcggccgtcactgtagcttgtgagatctcttcttgtgtctcgtgattcccagcgatgtcattctctctctctatcactcctcccctttttctcgactatgtgctctcaccgctgagtctctcaatctctccgaaaactggaatgagagagcgcgagatggcgattaggagccgaccacgcatgacgtcccgttaaactgcgtctGCGAAAtgggttttgtggcggcttttgtggttaaacgctgttgcggtaggataatcgtggaagcgggaatgagagagaaaagaaaaatgtcaatcgcgagtgtgtaaacacgaaaacgtgttcggctatgttcggcgctgagagtttcaataaggagagaagagcagttgtatttgaggcatgaatattcaggcgggataattgtagttgctgagagctgatattttgataatttaacaaCCCTGATTGCGCCAAATGTTCCTATGGAAAACCCGTTATTCCAAAtatccattatgccaaatggggtacacccctATGTTAATAAaacgttttcaaataaaaccatagattttttctagcatttcccaaaaaaaaatcatttttttattggacGTTGTAGGATTCTAACTTTTAACACGTGACctgatattctttttttttaaataactcaacAAACTTCAAAACTAAAATATAAAGCAATAGCATGATTCATGACATCgacatatcgtcagctgtgtgctatcttgtgacaacgaccatttagtacttttcgagaaaatcgatttttaaagtttgatgataaatattttcaaaactatgaatggtagagccaaactttttgaagcaatcggttcgtatactattgcttaacaaacgctccaagtttcaactaatttggttacaccagttaaaagatacaataaattatgtaatcaaaatctgaaaagcacgtgtcacaagtgtgtttcgaaagtaaaattgtactacgtgtcacaagtgtgcacagaatttccatacaaactaaaatagactaaaatcaatagtttaaccgacttaatcagtatattttcaaaaacaaaagattgcattgccttcagaaaatgtgtatcaacataaatttgtgaaaaacaagaaaaaaattccacattttccaacaacatgtatgacgtgtcacaagtgtgcacgatcattttgatgataaattggtctatgtcacaagtgtgtattgcgatatccgggaaacggaagcgagtttccaaaatcgggttaaagcatcttgtagtgtttgtcaagtatagcaaaacgtcatcattaactcattttcgaccaaaatggtctatgtcacaagatagcacacagctgatgATATGTATTTATTTGTACAATTGCAAAAATACAAAGCGTTTATATACCTCTACTACAACTTAGGAAAAATATGTGGAATCGCTGATTCCAAAACTTCATTGTTATTTAGGCAAAGCAGCGTGGTACATTCCTCATCGAAGCCATCATCGGAGCAGACACAGACGTTGCAGCGCTTCATGTAAATCACTCTCGGTTCGCAAATTTTAGCCCTCATTGGCCCACCGTGCACTCCAACTGTTGaaataaatttcttaattaaatcattgaaaaatcttaccaaatttaatatatttaccCAGATTTTTGCAAAACAGCATGCAAAGCATTGtcagaaataaattaaataatttcattaTGGAATCCAAAGAAGGAAACTTGCTTGTCCAAGTTTGCTTCTACGacttataaattaaaattcgACTAGTGAGCCACAAAAAACCGTTACCTATTAAGATATTGCGATACCTGCGATTTTTTCTACAGAAAGTCGTACAATTTTCAAAGAGAGTtcaccaaagaaaaaaaatctagatgaTCTAGCTCGACCAGGTTTGCTCCAAAGACTGATCAGTCCATGTTTTGACGATCTGTTGCCTAGCTCAACCATcttcaaaatcaacaacaaataCTAAGCTGTAAGGGTAAACAAAGTGATTAAATGACGCACAAATTCCCCGTACTCATCGCAGAATCACGATCCCGGCGATGTTTTTATTTGAACTCCTGAATACAATTTTGTGGCAGACTCTCGCAGACAAAGTACATGTAGCCTCGCTTGCACGCATTATCGTTCCAGGTCCACCGTTGCTCGAACCGCGGAATGTACACCAGCTGGATGCAGTCCTCGGTTCCGTTGGTGTTGTTCGGCTCTCCCGGGGACCAGTTCGTGTACGTGACCAGCTTTCCCGTGCCCTGCCACGAAAAGGTGCCCTCCTCCGATAGGTCACTCCCGCCGAGCCAGAACGCACACGCTTGCTCGTTGAACTTGTCCGTGCTTTTGATGAAACTGATTAGGGACTCACTGTCTGCGCGGGAATCTACTGTGGCCAGTTGCATCCCGATCGAGTGGCAAAACTCGACCGCTTTGAACCAATTTGCCTGGAAGGGACGATTTGGGCTtgaacaggttttttttttgctcctcaaTGAACGACCTACCCTTATGTTGGGGATTTGATATTTCTTCACGTAATTTGGGGACACATGATGAACAATTAAAAGCAATATGAGAATAGATTTGAAAGTTAGCGTATCCCGCATAAAGATTTACTATAAACCAACAGTAGATTTTATGGTTATCACACGATAAATTATATGGTTATTTTTACCATGATTCTACAGTAgcctttatgttttttttaccatAGAATATAtcttattttgggaatttactataaaaaagggGTATTGTTAGGCACAGtcaccataaaaatttcgacttttccccatacaaaaaaaaaccaaatactaTACATTCTACCGTATTTTCATTGATGCCTTTTTCgtccaaaaaattaccctgaccatagaaaacataatacctttataataaaaacagtaaTCAATACAATGGTTTGCACAGTAAATTCACAGTTCTTCATGGATTTTTCCTAAATAGTACGGTTTAAACTATATTCgtacattgaaataaataataacgaCAGTATGATTCATTGTATTttcattgtatttatttttttctctctactAAATTGTACTGTAAAACATATATTTATACATTGAAATTAATGGTCAATACGGTaagttttattgtatttttatagtttttttcgttgatttaaaaaaatagtactttttttCCGCGTcgttttcttttaatattctgCTTCAATCCGAACTTTCTGACGTTGTTCGAAATGTTTGTAGCCGGTGCCGGAACTACTGCTTCGTACTTGGGATGAACTCTCGCGTATTTATGAAGAACAATCCTCTGTGGAATAGGCCCCTGTAAAAGAGAAACACACTAAATTAGACATAGGGAATATTTTCATATGTTTGTTTCGGtacaaatgcttttaaattagctgttactaaaattctaaaattccaaaattctaaaattctaaaattctaaaattctaaaattctaaaattctaaaattctaaaattctaaaattctaaaattctaacattctaaaattctaaaattctaaaattctaaaattctaaaattctaaaattctaaaattctaaaattctaaaattctaaaattctaaaattctaaaattctaaaattctaaaattctaaaattctaaaattctaaaattctaaaattctaaaattctaaaattctaaaattctaaaattctaaaattctaaaattctaaaattctaaagttctaaaattctaaaattctaaaattctaaaattctaaaattctaagattctaaaattctaaaattctaaaattctaaaattctaaaattctaaaattctaaaattctaaaattctaaaattctaaaattctaaaattctaaaattctaaaattctaaaattctaaaattctaaaattctaaaattctaaaattctaaaattctaaaattctaaaattctaaaattctaaaattctaaaattctaaaattctaaaattctaaaattctaaaattctaaaattctaaaattccaaaattctaaaattctagaattctaaaattctaaaattctaaaattctaaaattctaaaattctagaattctaaaattctaaaattctaaaattctaaaattctaaaattctaaaattctaaaattctaaaattctaaaattctaaaattctaaaattctaaaattctaaaattctaaaattctaaaattctaaaattctaaaattctaaaattctaaaattctaaaattctaaaattctaaaattctaaaattctaaaattctaaaattctaaaattctaaaattctaaaattctaaaattctaaaattctaaaattctaaaattctaaaattctaaaattctaaaattctaaaattctaaaattctaaaattctaaaattctaaaattctaaaattctaaaattctaaaattctaaaattctaaaattctaaaattctaaaattctaaaattctaaaattctaaaattctaaaattctaaaattctaaaattctaaaattctaaaattctaaaattctaaaattctaaaattctaaaattctaaaattctaaaattctaaaattctaaaattctaaaattctaaaattctaaaattctaaaattctaaaattctaaaattctaaaattctaaaattctaaaattctaaaattctaaaattctaaaattctaaaattctaaaattctaaaattctaaaattctaaaattctaaaattctaaaattctaaaattctaaaattctaaaattctaaaattctaaaattctaaaattctaaaattctaaaattctaaaattctaaaattctaaaattctaaaattctaaaattctaaaattctaaaattctaaaattctaaaattctaaaattctaaaattctaaaattctaaaattctaaaattctaaaattctaaaattccaaaattctaaaattctagaattctaaaattctaaaattctaaaattctaaaattctaaaattctaaaattctagaattctaaaattctaaaattctaaaattctaaaattctaaaattctaaaattctaaaattctaaaattctaaaattctaaaattctaaaattctaaaattctaaaattctaaaattctaaaattctaaaattctaaaattctaaaattctaaaattctaaaattctaaaattctaaaattctaaaattctaaaattctaaaattctaaaattctaaaattctaaaattctaaaattctaaaattctaaaattctaaaattctaaaattctaaaattctaaaattctaaaattctaaaattctaaaattctaaaattctaaaattctaaaattctaaaattctaaattctaaaattctaaaattctaaaagtctaaaattctaaaattctaaaattctaaaattctaaaattctaaaattctaaaattctaaaattctaaaattctaaaattctaaaattctaaaattctaaaattctaaaattctaaaattctaaaattctaaaattctaaaattctaaaattctaaaattctaaaattctaaaattctaaaattctaaaattctaaaattctaaaattctaaaattctaaaattctaaaattctaaaattctaaaattctaaaattctaaaattctaaaattctaaaattctaaaattctaaaattctaaaattctaaaattctaaaattctaaaattctaaaattctaaaattctaaaattctaaaattctaaaattctaaaattctaaaattctaaaattctaaaattctaaaattctaaaattctaaaattctaaaattctaaaattctaaaattctaaaattctaaaattctaaaattctaaaattctaaaattctaaaattctaaaattctaaaattctaaaattctaaaattctaaaattctaaaattctaaaattctaaaattctaaaattctaaaattctaaaattctaaaattctaaaattctaaaattctaaaattctaaaattctaaaattctaaaattctaaaattctaaaattctaaaattctaaaattctaaaattctaaaattctaaaattctaaaattctaaaattctaaaattctaaaattctaaaattctaaaattctaaaattctaaaattctaaaattctaaaattctaaaattctaaaattctaaaattctaaaattctaaaattctaaaattctaaaattctaaaattctaaaattctaaaattctaaaattctaaaattctaaaattctaaaattctaaaattctaaaattctaaaattctaaaattctaaaattctaaaattctaaaattctaaaattctaaaattctaaaattctaaaattctaaaattctaaaattctaaaattctaaaattctaaaattctaaaattctaaaattctaaaattctaaaattctaaaattctaaaattctaaaatttcctgattttcaaatttcctaat harbors:
- the LOC120416684 gene encoding perlucin-like; translation: MLQVKHTLTFKSILILLLIVHHVSPNYVKKYQIPNIRANWFKAVEFCHSIGMQLATVDSRADSESLISFIKSTDKFNEQACAFWLGGSDLSEEGTFSWQGTGKLVTYTNWSPGEPNNTNGTEDCIQLVYIPRFEQRWTWNDNACKRGYMYFVCESLPQNCIQEFK